In Fusobacterium simiae, one DNA window encodes the following:
- a CDS encoding ABC transporter permease: protein MLQATIEQSLIFAIMVLGVYISFRILNFPDMTVDGTFPLGAAISAKLLTLGVNPYLTLLIALIAGAVAGAITGLIHVKLKVKDLLAGILVMTALYSINLRVMGKSNIPLFEEDNIFNTEYSMIITIVVLILISKFFLDYLLKTKFGFALKALGDNENLIISLGLNEEKYKIYGLMIANAFVAFSGAILAQYQGFADVGMGTGIIVIGLASIIIGDTLFGKRKKLAGTTIVIIGSILYRGVIAVTLSMGMDASDLKLITSVIVVIILWIQKQKDKRRK from the coding sequence ATGTTACAGGCTACAATAGAGCAAAGTTTAATCTTTGCAATAATGGTTTTAGGAGTTTATATATCTTTTAGAATATTAAATTTTCCAGATATGACAGTTGATGGGACTTTTCCATTAGGGGCAGCAATTTCTGCAAAGTTATTGACTTTAGGAGTAAACCCATATTTAACATTGCTAATAGCACTTATAGCAGGAGCAGTGGCAGGAGCAATAACAGGGCTTATCCATGTGAAATTAAAAGTTAAAGATTTGCTTGCAGGAATATTAGTTATGACTGCTCTATACAGTATAAATTTAAGAGTGATGGGGAAATCTAATATACCATTATTTGAAGAAGATAATATATTTAATACTGAATATTCAATGATTATAACTATTGTAGTTTTAATTTTAATAAGTAAATTTTTCTTGGATTACTTATTAAAAACAAAGTTTGGTTTTGCACTGAAAGCATTGGGAGATAATGAAAATTTAATTATATCTTTGGGATTAAATGAAGAAAAATACAAAATATATGGACTTATGATAGCAAATGCCTTTGTAGCTTTTTCAGGGGCGATACTTGCACAATATCAGGGTTTTGCTGATGTAGGAATGGGAACAGGAATTATAGTTATAGGGCTTGCATCAATAATCATTGGAGATACCTTATTTGGAAAAAGGAAAAAATTAGCAGGGACTACAATTGTAATAATTGGTTCAATACTATATAGAGGAGTTATTGCAGTAACACTATCTATGGGTATGGATGCAAGTGATTTAAAATTAATTACTTCTGTGATAGTTGTTATCATTCTATGGATACAGAAGCAAAAAGATAAAAGGAGAAAATAA
- a CDS encoding ABC transporter substrate-binding protein, with protein MKKLLTILGLMLGLTTLSVAAEKEIKIGITQIVEHPSLDAARKGVEKALKEKASGKNIKIEYQSAQGDFGTAQLIAKSYVSSKKDVIVAISTPSAQAALNATKNIPIVYTAVTDGASAGLKGNNITGTSDMSPLDKQAELIKTLLPNAKKVGFMYNPSEQNSLLLLEKFKGIAKTKGFTVVEKGVSSVNDINLAIDSLLNQIDVLYIPTDNLVYSSASLVLQKANKKNVPVIASTKDIVEKGALATESIDYEKLGYQTGERVIDVLNGKKPKDIPVETLKETTLIVNQKMAKKYNISLDNPKLKNAVKY; from the coding sequence ATGAAAAAATTATTAACTATATTAGGATTGATGTTAGGTTTGACAACATTATCAGTGGCAGCAGAGAAAGAAATTAAAATTGGGATTACACAAATAGTAGAACACCCATCATTAGATGCTGCAAGAAAAGGTGTTGAAAAGGCTTTAAAAGAGAAAGCAAGCGGAAAAAATATAAAGATAGAATATCAATCAGCACAAGGAGATTTTGGAACTGCACAATTAATTGCTAAATCTTATGTTTCATCAAAAAAAGATGTGATAGTTGCAATATCAACTCCAAGTGCACAGGCTGCACTCAATGCAACGAAGAATATACCAATAGTTTATACAGCTGTAACAGATGGAGCTAGTGCAGGATTAAAAGGAAATAATATAACAGGGACTTCTGATATGTCACCTTTAGATAAACAAGCAGAGCTTATTAAAACTCTACTTCCAAATGCAAAAAAGGTTGGATTTATGTATAACCCTAGTGAACAAAATTCTTTATTATTATTAGAAAAGTTCAAAGGAATTGCAAAAACAAAGGGATTTACTGTTGTAGAAAAAGGTGTAAGTTCAGTAAATGATATTAACTTAGCAATAGATTCTTTACTAAATCAAATAGATGTTCTATATATACCAACTGATAACTTAGTATATTCCTCAGCAAGTTTAGTTTTGCAAAAAGCTAATAAGAAGAATGTGCCAGTTATAGCCTCAACAAAAGATATTGTAGAAAAAGGTGCTTTAGCAACAGAGAGTATAGATTATGAAAAATTAGGTTATCAAACAGGTGAAAGAGTAATAGATGTTTTAAATGGAAAAAAACCTAAGGATATTCCAGTTGAAACTTTAAAAGAAACTACTTTGATAGTAAATCAAAAAATGGCTAAGAAATATAATATATCGCTTGATAATCCTAAATTAAAAAATGCAGTGAAATACTAA